From Brevibacillus marinus, a single genomic window includes:
- the crcB gene encoding fluoride efflux transporter CrcB, translated as MALLAVAVGGAIGSVLRYLLGLLANQPGWPWGTWLANVSGSFLIGLLYVWGREKGWLSPEQYLLLTTGVMGGFTTFSTFTLESVSYFSQGMFVRGGLYVLSSVGGGLAAACCGWWLARQFT; from the coding sequence ATGGCGCTTCTGGCAGTAGCGGTTGGCGGAGCGATTGGCTCGGTGCTGCGCTACCTGCTCGGGCTTCTCGCCAATCAGCCTGGCTGGCCTTGGGGAACATGGCTGGCCAACGTGAGCGGCTCGTTTTTGATTGGCTTGCTATACGTGTGGGGAAGGGAAAAAGGATGGCTTTCACCCGAACAGTATCTGCTCCTGACAACAGGAGTGATGGGCGGCTTCACGACCTTTTCCACCTTTACGCTGGAGTCTGTGAGCTATTTCTCGCAGGGCATGTTTGTACGCGGCGGACTGTACGTCTTGAGCAGTGTGGGGGGAGGGTTGGCGGCAGCTTGCTGCGGTTGGTGGTTGGCGCGTCAGTTTACCTGA
- the yneA gene encoding cell division suppressor protein YneA, translated as MRKSVHVRRQRVRRRGRIGLTRAQALLVLFACAVFFCLLTGFVLAGGEEAEPVYASYKLVTVQPGDSLWELAGRYQEEAGIERAELIAAIKRANQLSHTLIYPGDNLLIPLAK; from the coding sequence ATGAGGAAGTCCGTCCATGTTCGCAGGCAGCGTGTGCGCCGCAGAGGGAGAATCGGCCTCACACGCGCCCAGGCGTTGTTGGTGCTGTTTGCTTGTGCTGTCTTTTTCTGTTTGCTGACCGGCTTCGTCTTGGCCGGCGGGGAAGAAGCGGAACCCGTTTACGCTTCGTACAAACTGGTGACGGTGCAGCCGGGGGACAGTCTGTGGGAACTGGCGGGGCGCTATCAGGAAGAAGCGGGGATCGAGCGGGCGGAGTTGATCGCGGCCATCAAGCGGGCAAACCAGCTCTCCCATACGCTCATCTATCCCGGAGACAATCTGCTCATCCCGCTTGCCAAGTAA
- a CDS encoding iron-sulfur cluster assembly accessory protein, whose product MKCKITRNAAKKLSEVLAQEADQEQKLRVYVTHRHGNHAHYGLTLDKPTDRDVVVSTDKGIDVILEQDEPLLDGVVIDYLYLPREGYVITNPSKGNTGDH is encoded by the coding sequence ATGAAATGCAAAATTACGCGCAACGCCGCCAAAAAGTTGAGCGAAGTTCTGGCACAGGAAGCGGATCAGGAACAGAAGCTTCGCGTCTATGTGACCCACCGGCACGGCAATCACGCCCACTACGGATTGACCCTGGACAAGCCGACTGACAGAGATGTCGTCGTTTCCACGGACAAGGGGATCGATGTCATCCTGGAACAAGATGAACCGCTGCTCGATGGAGTGGTGATTGATTACCTCTACCTGCCGCGGGAAGGGTACGTCATTACCAATCCGAGCAAGGGGAACACCGGCGATCACTAG
- the lexA gene encoding transcriptional repressor LexA has protein sequence MTKLSSRQQAIMDFIRKEVRDKGYPPSVREIGEAVGLASSSTVHGHLARLEKKGLIRRDPTKPRAIELLVDDNRYQSDFETSVVRIPVVGKVTAGQPITAIEHVEEYFPLPEHLVSNDQVFMLRVSGDSMIEAGILDGDYVIVRQQNVANNGDIVVAMTDEDEATVKRFFKEKTHVRLQPENAAMEPIILQSVTILGKVIGVYRLIH, from the coding sequence ATGACTAAGCTTTCCAGCCGGCAGCAGGCGATCATGGATTTTATTCGCAAAGAAGTTCGCGACAAGGGCTACCCGCCGTCCGTTCGTGAGATTGGCGAAGCGGTTGGATTAGCTTCCAGTTCAACCGTGCACGGCCACTTGGCCCGTCTGGAGAAAAAAGGGCTGATTCGCCGCGACCCCACCAAACCGCGGGCGATCGAACTGCTGGTGGACGACAACCGCTACCAGTCTGATTTCGAAACTTCAGTCGTGCGGATCCCGGTCGTCGGGAAGGTTACCGCCGGCCAGCCGATCACCGCGATCGAACATGTGGAAGAGTACTTTCCGCTGCCGGAGCATCTTGTCTCCAACGATCAGGTGTTTATGCTGCGCGTATCGGGTGACAGCATGATTGAAGCAGGCATTTTGGACGGCGATTACGTCATCGTCCGCCAGCAAAATGTAGCCAACAACGGCGATATTGTGGTCGCGATGACGGATGAAGACGAAGCCACGGTCAAGCGGTTCTTCAAAGAGAAGACGCACGTCCGCCTGCAGCCGGAAAATGCGGCGATGGAACCGATTATCCTGCAATCCGTCACCATTCTGGGAAAAGTGATTGGCGTCTAC
- a CDS encoding DUF896 domain-containing protein: MVTDAEIRRINELAKKAKQGGLTAAEKEEQQALRRKYIDAVRASLKASLDSIRFVEDLKDGGHRWKH, encoded by the coding sequence ATGGTGACAGACGCAGAGATCCGACGGATTAACGAGTTGGCCAAAAAGGCGAAACAGGGCGGATTGACCGCCGCCGAAAAGGAGGAGCAGCAGGCGCTGCGCCGCAAGTACATTGATGCGGTGCGCGCGTCGTTAAAGGCCAGCCTGGATTCCATCCGGTTTGTCGAGGATCTGAAAGACGGCGGACACAGGTGGAAGCATTAA